A single window of Plasmodium reichenowi strain SY57 chromosome 12, whole genome shotgun sequence DNA harbors:
- a CDS encoding vesicle transport v-SNARE protein VTI1, putative, producing the protein MSETLYNDYKNNCYEYMKTVLYTEKIIKDNNSDQNKLLNIYEKAIKSAESMFKKMQLEVEANYMVEDKESELNNIYNEICEYKVKLRKFKDEILENDKRKYERSSNNYNYNNNNNNMNYDDRILLLSDVDILEKGDVYINHSKILMDNTEYISNDVMNNLNKQRECIKKNVSNISFLSNKLDHAKIIIKNLNKKQLFNKYRLYIIFIFIILTFLLILSVKYNRYVKKYPYIKSNDDNNDNNQNNNIDLILENQKHIQVQNQQNTNYTLDKFNNTQEAKSVFYDFEQKKDKDINNNENQNKYVNINDYQNYLYKINTKDKYTDENINSNIHEYNTLNDFNEIHNNNNKNQLTQLDTYYEHTHELNKNEKVPEEKQKDNDHIIENEIQNTDENITSSSMSSNINEYPTKSNNNTSSGNKSI; encoded by the coding sequence ATGTCGGAAACTCTATACAATgattacaaaaataattgtTATGAATACATGAAAACGGTTTTATACACGGAGAAGATAATTAAAGATAATAACTCCGATCAGAATAAGTTATTAAACATTTATGAGAAGGCGATAAAGAGTGCTGAGAGTATGTTTAAGAAAATGCAACTTGAAGTTGAAGCAAATTATATGGTTGAAGATAAAGAAAGcgaattaaataatatatataatgaaatatgTGAATATAAAGTAAAATTAAGAAAATTTAAAGACGAAATATTGGAAAACgataaaagaaaatatgaaagaagtagtaataattataattataataataataataataatatgaattacGATGACcgtatattattattaagtGATGTCgatatattagaaaaaggagatgtatatattaatcattcaaaaatattaatggATAATACAGAATATATTAGTAATGATGttatgaataatttaaataaacaaagagaatgtataaaaaaaaatgtatcgaatatttcatttttatcgAATAAATTAGATCATGctaaaattattataaaaaacttaaataaaaaacaattatttaataaatatagattatatatcatttttatatttatcattctaacctttttattaatactttctgtaaaatataataggtatgttaaaaaatatccttatataaaaagcaatgatgataataatgataataatcaaaataataatatagatcTCATATTAGAAAATCAAAAACATATACAAGTACAAAACCAACAAAATACAAACTATACACTCGacaaatttaataatacacAAGAAGCAAAAAGTGTTTTCTATGATTTcgaacaaaaaaaagataaagaCATAAACAATAACGAAAAccaaaataaatatgtaaatataaatgattatcaaaattacttatataaaataaatacgAAGGACAAATATACagatgaaaatataaactCAAATATCCATGAGTATAATACATTGAATGATTTTAATGAAATCcataacaacaataataaaaatcaaCTAACGCAACTTGATACATATTATGAACATACACAcgaattaaataaaaatgaaaaggtaccagaagaaaaacaaaaagacAATGATCATATTATCGAAAATGAGATACAAAATACagatgaaaatataacatCTTCTTCTATGTCTTCcaatataaatgaatatccaacaaaaagtaataataacacCTCCTCAGGAAATAAATCAATATAA
- a CDS encoding clustered-asparagine-rich protein: protein MNNEIVNSTIDGVLNTKLHIQNIPPHITDVHLRSLLGNVGFIKDICYFNKSKKQMNNNNFANKKIYNTALVTFNTHEEALNVLKNIKNLIDTSGEERNIDAKFAVPNVSINNNNNNNSNTFFQKNNMNNTNFSQGSTNYGSNYNSENFQGNNNMNNYNFYNNNSSNNNNNNQTNTQNNFMNRNMKNKNMNNNNNNNSNNNMMMNMNFNNNPQINNNPMLNQNNFMLNNNNNYNNSAKNGNDIYRDGEMSPNHLNNNNNNINNNNNNNNNNNNNNNVMFKQNNSHLAQMYQANDNSLEDVENVDGLSLWEMYKDKNNNIFYYNNLTKHSQWHKPVHPNKLFQYNNNEKTKQNGPSGSNLFIFHIPSEWTDLDLFQHFCCFGNIISSKIQRDSTGRNSGFGFVSYDNVISAQHAIQFMNGYFVNNKYLKVQLKKGETVENTNS from the coding sequence ATGAATAACGAAATCGTAAATTCTACAATCGATGGGGTCCTGAATACAAAATTGCATATACAAAACATTCCTCCACATATTACGGATGTACATTTAAGGTCATTATTAGGTAATGTTGGATTTATTAAAGACATAtgttattttaataaaagcAAAAAACAAATGAACAATAATAACTTTGCTAATAAGAAGATTTATAACACTGCTTTGGTTACATTTAATACACATGAAGAGGCCTTAAAtgttttgaaaaatattaagaaCTTAATCGATACAAGTGGAgaagaaagaaatattGATGCTAAGTTTGCTGTTCCAAATGTAAGTattaacaataataataataataatagtaatacCTTTTTTcagaaaaataatatgaacaatacCAACTTTTCACAAGGATCTACGAACTATGGAAGTAATTACAATAGCGAGAATTTCCaaggaaataataatatgaacaattataatttttataataataatagtagtaataataataataataaccaAACGAATACTCAAAACAATTTTATGAATagaaatatgaaaaataaaaatatgaataacaacaacaataataatagtaataataatatgatgatgaatatgaactttaataataatccacaaataaataataatccTATGCTGAATCAGAACAATTTTATGCttaacaataataataattataacaaCAGTGCTAAAAATGgaaatgatatatatagagATGGAGAAATGTCACCAAACCACTTAaacaataacaataataatattaacaataataacaataataataataataataataataataataatgttatGTTTAAACAAAACAATTCTCATCTAGCTCAAATGTATCAAGCAAATGATAATTCTTTAGAAGATGTAGAAAATGTTGATGGTTTAAGTTTATGGGAAATgtataaagataaaaataataatattttttattataacaatCTAACCAAGCATAGCCAATGGCATAAACCTGTTCACCCAAACAAATTATTCCAGTATAACaataatgaaaaaacaaaacaaaatggACCTAGTGGAAGTAACCTAtttattttccatattCCTAGTGAATGGACAGACCTTGACTTATTCCAACATTTCTGTTGTTTTggtaatattatatcatcaaAAATTCAAAGAGACAGTACTGGAAGAAATTCAGGATTTGGATTTGTAAGCTATGACAATGTTATTAGTGCTCAACATGCTATTCAATTTATGAATGgttattttgtaaataacaaatatttGAAAGTTCAACTCAAAAAAGGGGAAACTGTGGAAAATACAAATTCGTaa